Below is a window of Arabidopsis thaliana chromosome 2, partial sequence DNA.
TCAGCTAATAGCCCAAAAGACAAGGTAACAAATTCCAAGCAAATACATTTAAAGATTCAAcatttagaaaagaaacaatactAATGAGTTCTAAACGAcaactctgtttctctctttgacATTGACATTGTTCTTTGTCTGAAAGATTCCTACTTTCTAAATTCTTCCATTCAAAGATTCAGATACCCAAAAAAGCATCCATAATGTCTCAAAGTCAAAACTTCCCAATTTTGACctaaaaatgaagaacatttgtttttgttttttgtttctcttactCTATCCAGCAAAATGGTTTGGATTTGCATCCATAAAGACATAAAccgaaagaaaacaaaaaccagaaacagcaacaaaatatccaaacaaaactttcatttaccaaaaacagagtttcGAACAAACaatgagcaaaaaaaaacaaagctttgagtttttttagttgttaaCGAATTTCACACCTGAAGAGGTGAAAAAAGACCAAAGAAGCTCGGAGAATCCAAAAGAGTAGCCGGACTTAACCCCGGCGGTACAGTAAACATCCCCGGTGGTTGAGTTATCATCAATCCCGTTGGTCTACTCTGCTTAAACCTCGGGTCAACATCACCACCGCTTCCACCGCCATCACCGACAGAGCTCACAGGTGTCTGATGATGAGCAGTAGCAACCACAGCAGCGGCGGCAACAGCAGCTGCCGCCGGAGAAGCCATAGCTCCAGCTAAAAGCTGAGAGAAAGACTTGAACTCATCAGGATCAGAGAATAAATTTGAGACGAGAGTCATTGGTCCAGGACTAAATCCAACGCCACCGCTAAAAAACATTTCACCAAACGGTCGAGGAGGTAGTGAAATCGTTGGCCGTGAAACTCCGGTGGATGATTTTAACTTCGAtggttctttttcttccttctccgccatcgattcttgattttgagaACAAAAAGGATAAAACTTTAACAAACCCAACTCAcacagaaaaaagaagaagatatttctctttctaacacttttttttgtgtaatcttaattatacaaaattcGTGTcgtgtttctctctttcattttgtataaaatatttctttgtgCAGTCTTTTAATGggagagattttttttgtgattttcttgtgtttgtctCTTCAAGCAGATCTcgaaaaatatgaataaaattttgtttacagtATAAAGTCTGCGGTGCAGATATGATAGAGTAAAAACTCTctgtctttttcattttatccattttatttttcttattaatttttgattttcaaaaaaaatgaCACATCGTAATGAATGctacaaaagaaagtaaagtATTTCATGAATTTAAATTTGCATTGGTTGCTTacataagaaattaaacaaaaaaaaaatcataaaacatttAAGTTAATTTGgaagataattaaaatatagagaTTTCTTTGCAAAATAACATgtaataaaatacaataacatgatatcatattatttgtaaaatatgcacaaaatcaattattcattttagttataattttttaccGTATCATTTTATacacaaactttaaaatttcaaaacttcgATAGATTAATAGAGACAAGTATGCAGGAGATCTCCAACGATGTACAATTATAGTCATTCGTCAAGATTTTACGCAGGGAAAATCATTGAAAGTGttcatcaaaatcatagaaaatgagaaaaaggtAACGTTTGTCGTGGATCTAAAGAGAGTCAGAAGGAATTGTCTATAATAAAATCGTCTATATAACAATtctcatattttataataaataataaatttaagacagaataaaaaacatcaaaacttcaaatgtttgatttttttagcgaattaacccaaaaacaaatgcATAAGctataataacttttttggaAGTATATAGTGGTTTATTGAAGACAAGGATCTAAcagatttccttttttatttctcatatttatttattcattatgTCTTATTTCGTCTATTTTTGTAGTAATCGTTGAGTTATGATTGGCTAATAAGGGAAAGTAGTTTATAAAAAGCGTCGGTTTAATGTGTTATATTACAATTATGTCCCTTGAGACAACGATGGTTTGTGCCTCGCAAGTCAACCAGCAGCTCTAAGCACGACTCGACGGGTTATAACCAATTTGTCTTCACCACGTTCTACAAATTGCATTTCGCCACGTATACATAAAATGAATCGGAAGTTATGGTCGATTTAAGCCTAATCGTAACTCACAAGAGCTGTTTTATGtcctaaatgaaacaatttatggattatatttttttctcgtCATGATTTTATGGAGTTTATTGATTTGGTAAATAATaagtaactttttttggtaaaatggTGAAAGAGGAAACGTGAGAAGATggagtaaacaaaaaatgaaaacacaacTTGACTTTATGGAGGGCCCAAGTAACTTTGAAAACGGGCCAAAGAGACAATACATCCTTAATATCTGTAGGACCCAAATGGGGCCCTTTTCATTCATTGCCACAACGAATCGCGTCTTTCACTTATCACATCGAGAAAGCCAagcaaatattttataaaaaatcactataaaacatgtgaaaaaaaaaaaaaaaaaatcactataAAACATAGAAACGGAAACAAAGGTGTAAATCgaatatgtaaaaaaatagagagaataTACGAAAGGAGTAAATCGTGTAATAGTGCAAAATCAGATTCTTAGTACAAAGcttcatgttttaaaatctaGCCTGCAGGGCCGGCCCAGCACATTtctattaaaaacaattatagaaaaaaagaaaggagtaTGACGACAATAAAAAGGACTGATAGATTTTGTGTGAGTTTCATATTTAGCCGAACATAAAGCAAAGCAagagtgaatttttttttggtgaatgaTAGAAGGCAGTTGCCCCCTatgttttattcaaataaaaaatgtagaaaattACAATCGGACATTTCTGGAGTTTGTGTGCCCATTAGTATCCTCCAACAAAACCGGCTTAACAATATACGGTAAACAACAAACGAATGAAAATTAAGCGATAAAGAAAACGCTTAGTTTGCTAAACCATCAGCAAAAGTGAAGTTTGAGCTCGGTAAGATCACTTAaaagatattgtttttaagtttccaaatatttatttgaaaatcagTGGTTTAAATCTTATGAATTGGGTGCACAAAAAAGAATCTTATGATttaaagcttttcttttttcggttAACAAAAATCTTGAGTAAAAATGAGCCACAAATATTGTTTAGGTCTGGCCGTTTGGGCCAGCTCAATCTAGGGGGagctaaaataaaaagaagaagaagatcatcacaTAAAATTATGTACTTAAAGGTTGATAAAATTGTCACCTCCACGTTTATCACAATTTACCTAGGCCATGGTGATGGCATCTTGAGACCCATTGTTGGTACAAACAATATCTTTTACGGTTAACATGTGGAACCTTATTACCACCaattcaagaaaccaaacaatacTCTATACAATGGTTTGATATTGTTGTTATGGTACTACCgattaaaaatcattatcaaAGTAATATTTAGCGGTACTATGGCTTGATAAAGATTTGTGATTTCTTGCATATAAAGGAGGAAAATGAGAGTTATATAAACACATTTCCTTTAAGTATACCTCTTCCCAAAATGCAAATAACCCCAAATAAATTCATGAATCAAATATGATAATAACCAATTGTGAAAAAAATCCTTAGAACTCTCCAATGACTTTGATAGCATCATGAGGTGTGTCATAAACATCCTTAGATCGAGATTTCTTGACACCAGCAGTGAACCAGAGCTTGTCAGACTTGGAGCTCTCGACTGAGATTGTTGTGACTTTAACCCACACCAACACTTTTGTCTTCATTCCTTCCACACCCATCAGCTTCCCTCTAAGCAAAATCCCTTTCACACGCGTTGCATATCTTATCGCTGATCCATCTTTGAATGTGACTTCACatggtgaagagaagaagacggtgAGTTTATTCTTCGTCTCATCGAATTCGTAGCAGATTATGTTTTGTGGGAAGAGTCCTGGTGGTAAGTTGTATTCTTTGAGGAGGTCTGGTAAGCTTTTCAGTGGTTTTCCTGTTATAAAGAGAACACAGAAAACAAATTCGCAAGTTAAGAATTTTCGCATCTTCTTATATATAAGCCAtgagataaacaaaaaatggtgTTTGTTACCTTTAAGCTTGTTGAAAATCcattttgctttctcttcaaCCGTACTGGAGAATGTCtggaagagaaaaatgaacATCATATAACCATTTGAGGCAATGCAAATCAACCAAATATCGAATAACTAGCCTACGAACACACTGATACTTAGTTAAGAAGATAAATCGAATGATACGTTCGAAAAATGGTCTTAGAATAGATATCTTGGCACAACTATAGCAAactcaagaacacaaatcCAGTGAAACTGGTTTTCTAGGCTTATCTTAGTAGAGCTCTTAGCCCAAAAAGCAGAACATGAACACATTATTACCAAAAAGGATTCATCTTTTCTAGTAAACAATGGCTTAAAATGGAAACTTTAAATTGAGAAACAAGCTTAGTTGAGTTAACTAGTATAAAGACTCTCTAATGCTAAAAATCTCAATTTGGTAAAATTGGAACTTGTTTCTACATCAAATTGctaaaaatctcaactttatatcaaaattgGTCTGAGATAAGGACTATGTATCAACAATTCTAATGATGTTAACTaattttcatctttaattgGTAAAACCCATCTCAGATCTTCATAGATCTGTGATTCTTCTACGATTTCGAAACATACAAGTACAAGATTTCACAAAAGAATCGCCTTTTAATCAACACATTACACCAAACGTAACAAAAAGCCATCGATTTCACAGAGGAAACGCATGCAAGAACATCAGAGacaaagcaaaaagaagatattcgATTTAAGGAGCACTCACAGTGAGGTCATTGGTGATGTTTGAGAGCTCTTCTTTAGCTTTCTTAGAGATCCATGAACTTCCCACTTTAAAGCTCGTCACTTTCGTTAATGCCTTCTCCATTTCCCTTCCcctcgctctctctctctctctttctctctctgtctctgatTCTCTGAGTAAAAGACAAAGTGACAGAGCAGAGTGATAGCTGTGGCGACtctcaatttttctttctccattggccaaaaactgttttgaagaaatatgaaagaaCCGGGGGCATTTACGTAACTTCGtcatttactttattttcCAACTAAATTTCCGTTTTGATGGCTAAATGTCAAATTAAGGAAATGTTTAAACAATGATGAAGACTCTCTAACCGTCtaatgaattttgaaattactaaaattcaagtttccatttttctttgaaaacttgattatttgaaaaatagaataaaaattaaaatttgttttttttttttttgataagaaaaatgaaaaatagaCGGAGAAAGTTCTACCggaatttattattaaaaaatataaaacgaaTTACAACGGAACTCGTTTCAGTCTCGTAGATCTAAGCAAATATTCTTTTACAATCGAAGCAAAATCAACAGGAACAATAagtaaaacatgaaaatttaatggtaaaaaaaatgcataatttggcaacattaaaatttgtttgttaaagtGCATCTGTCTTTTTCTGATAAATGAAATTATGGTCGGAAGgtagaaagaagataaagaaaagtgCAAGCTTAGTTTCAACGCCAAATAAACTTGGATAATAAAATAGATGCGTTGGGGTCCAATTAAAAAACTCATATAAGAAGCTGACAATAATTTCAAGCAACACTAATTACATCGCaattatgaaaaattattcaaaaatcatTGAACCAATCTATAGGTCACCAATATGACAcaaatgatttaaaatataaaatttcgTCTTAGTTTTGGTTCACTTTATTAAGATCATATCAGTTTATAAGAACATCAAAGCATCATTATTGTTAGTGTCTTAGATTACTGTTAACTTAGTTCTTAGAATTTTTTAtgaattgatttttaattttttgaaacgAAAACTAAGAATACTTCAATttgtctcttatataagagacttttttaacaaatatatgattaaaaacattaaatttataaCCAAACTTTTCTAAGAATTAACCTAAGCAACTACCAATAATTAATGGTGCTCTCATACCCACATAGTGACATagacacaaaaaataaacaaacatattattttacaGCTTAAAACTTACAAATCATTTcgataaaacacaaaaatcaatcAACCGTTTAAGTCCATAAACGACTTAGCTTTCTTGTATGCTTCATTCATATGTTTCCTAAACCGATTCACATCTAACCTCACATCTTGATCTTTTAAATAGACTTTCATTTTAGTCACATTCCAATCCATTCCTCTATAAGCAATAGGatctttcaaaaccaaatcatctCTACTATACTTCTCTATCAAACTGCTTTCTTCCACATTTACTCGATACTCCGTATAATCCAACTTCATTGCTTTAGCCGGCGTTTCGAAACACGTTTTAGACACCCAACCTAGTCCAACCGGAACAATTTGAACCAACACTGAACCTGGTCGAAGAAACAACAACTGGGTTAATGCTGCACCATGAACCCCGATCATCCCGTGGCTTGACTTTATAAGTTTATACGCTTCTCTCAAACTCGTTGTTTTTGATGGTCTAAATGTGATTACCTCGAATCCAACATCTTCAAGCATCTCTCTGATCTCTTCCTCGTTTAATATCACTCGACCAATGTTACCATATCTACGGACCAATATGAGACGAGGCTTGTTAATTTTGATAATAGATAGGTTTGGGTTCAAGGCTTTGTCTAGGAGATTATGGAAGTCTACTAATGATTTGGAGTTGGGTATTTGGGTTGGGTCTATTGTCATAGGCCCATGTGAAATTAGGCCCACAGTGGCTGAAGTGAAGCAATGTGTAATAGAAGCATTTTCTTTGTCTAGTAATATGGTTTTGTGTTTGCTAAACGTACCTAGAATATCGATGTATTTTGGCATCCACCATTCCTTAGGATTCACAACCACGAGGATGAAATCGCGGTCCGGGTATACCGAGTTGGCCGTGATAAAAAGTGGGATGAAACCATCGATAAAATCGTGATAAATACTTCCGGTGTAACCTCCAGCACTGAACACAATGGCCGGCGAATCATGTGTTATATCACATGATCGTGTCAGGTCCGATGGGCCTGAAGTTAGTTTTAGCTCTCTGATCCTAGGCATGATCcagttttctgattttcttgGGTATGGCCTGATTTTCTCGACAAGTGGTGCTGATGTGGTAAGTGTTCGGTCCATAAGAGTTAGAGTTCCGGTTTTAGGGTTGAGAATACATGAGCCGTTGATGGAGCAAAGATCGTAACTAGTGTGGGATCGGTCACATGTGATTTTTGCTGATGCAGCCATCACTTTTGGGTTttgctttgttcttcttgattcCCATCTTTGTTGTAACGTACCTACAGAGGaaacttttttcaattttttggtcaaaacgCAACGTaaatatttgtaagaaaacaataagtaactattaaaaaagttttatcaagaaatttttttactataaaaatattcaagaaaaacaaaagttattaAATGAAGAAACACTTCACATGCTTATAAGTAAATTATTGGCAGGAATTTAATTCCCATGCAATAGATTAACTTGTATTATTCTATTTATAGAACATTCCGGATTAACTATATAGCAGTCTATCACGTaaccttttaacaaaaaattaaaagaagaaaaaaattatcacGTAACCCTTTAACTCATCAAGAAAATCCCGTGGAAAAAGGCAATTATAAActaacaagaaacaaat
It encodes the following:
- a CDS encoding DUF538 family protein (Protein of unknown function, DUF538) (Protein of unknown function, DUF538; CONTAINS InterPro DOMAIN/s: Protein of unknown function DUF538 (InterPro:IPR007493); BEST Arabidopsis thaliana protein match is: Protein of unknown function, DUF538 (TAIR:AT3G08890.2); Has 544 Blast hits to 544 proteins in 26 species: Archae - 0; Bacteria - 0; Metazoa - 0; Fungi - 0; Plants - 543; Viruses - 0; Other Eukaryotes - 1 (source: NCBI BLink).); this encodes MEKALTKVTSFKVGSSWISKKAKEELSNITNDLTTFSSTVEEKAKWIFNKLKGKPLKSLPDLLKEYNLPPGLFPQNIICYEFDETKNKLTVFFSSPCEVTFKDGSAIRYATRVKGILLRGKLMGVEGMKTKVLVWVKVTTISVESSKSDKLWFTAGVKKSRSKDVYDTPHDAIKVIGEF
- a CDS encoding Glycosyltransferase family 61 protein (Glycosyltransferase family 61 protein; FUNCTIONS IN: transferase activity, transferring glycosyl groups; INVOLVED IN: biological_process unknown; LOCATED IN: endomembrane system; CONTAINS InterPro DOMAIN/s: Glycosyltransferase AER61, uncharacterised (InterPro:IPR007657); BEST Arabidopsis thaliana protein match is: Glycosyltransferase family 61 protein (TAIR:AT2G03370.1); Has 30201 Blast hits to 17322 proteins in 780 species: Archae - 12; Bacteria - 1396; Metazoa - 17338; Fungi - 3422; Plants - 5037; Viruses - 0; Other Eukaryotes - 2996 (source: NCBI BLink).) → MVRKTTSKSYSVALVIVMVIYVAFSSVFDRQLFRSLSFSQGTLQQRWESRRTKQNPKVMAASAKITCDRSHTSYDLCSINGSCILNPKTGTLTLMDRTLTTSAPLVEKIRPYPRKSENWIMPRIRELKLTSGPSDLTRSCDITHDSPAIVFSAGGYTGSIYHDFIDGFIPLFITANSVYPDRDFILVVVNPKEWWMPKYIDILGTFSKHKTILLDKENASITHCFTSATVGLISHGPMTIDPTQIPNSKSLVDFHNLLDKALNPNLSIIKINKPRLILVRRYGNIGRVILNEEEIREMLEDVGFEVITFRPSKTTSLREAYKLIKSSHGMIGVHGAALTQLLFLRPGSVLVQIVPVGLGWVSKTCFETPAKAMKLDYTEYRVNVEESSLIEKYSRDDLVLKDPIAYRGMDWNVTKMKVYLKDQDVRLDVNRFRKHMNEAYKKAKSFMDLNG
- a CDS encoding Glycosyltransferase family 61 protein (Glycosyltransferase family 61 protein; FUNCTIONS IN: transferase activity, transferring glycosyl groups; INVOLVED IN: biological_process unknown; LOCATED IN: endomembrane system; CONTAINS InterPro DOMAIN/s: Glycosyltransferase AER61, uncharacterised (InterPro:IPR007657); BEST Arabidopsis thaliana protein match is: Glycosyltransferase family 61 protein (TAIR:AT2G03370.1); Has 30201 Blast hits to 17322 proteins in 780 species: Archae - 12; Bacteria - 1396; Metazoa - 17338; Fungi - 3422; Plants - 5037; Viruses - 0; Other Eukaryotes - 2996 (source: NCBI BLink).), with product MVRKTTSKSYSVALVIVMVIYVAFSSVFDRQLFRSLSFSQVSSVGTLQQRWESRRTKQNPKVMAASAKITCDRSHTSYDLCSINGSCILNPKTGTLTLMDRTLTTSAPLVEKIRPYPRKSENWIMPRIRELKLTSGPSDLTRSCDITHDSPAIVFSAGGYTGSIYHDFIDGFIPLFITANSVYPDRDFILVVVNPKEWWMPKYIDILGTFSKHKTILLDKENASITHCFTSATVGLISHGPMTIDPTQIPNSKSLVDFHNLLDKALNPNLSIIKINKPRLILVRRYGNIGRVILNEEEIREMLEDVGFEVITFRPSKTTSLREAYKLIKSSHGMIGVHGAALTQLLFLRPGSVLVQIVPVGLGWVSKTCFETPAKAMKLDYTEYRVNVEESSLIEKYSRDDLVLKDPIAYRGMDWNVTKMKVYLKDQDVRLDVNRFRKHMNEAYKKAKSFMDLNG